Proteins encoded within one genomic window of Anopheles gambiae chromosome 3, idAnoGambNW_F1_1, whole genome shotgun sequence:
- the LOC5668411 gene encoding ficolin-3 — MHVAKVSVVLLLALCSIVKVRSVDRNVRDTTFSGFAFEMIVTKLEHLQDKMNEMEAAMKEDRENVDQKLAGATRTISQLEKTIDQSLTNVKTQLNQMHTEQTVLAKRKKMKQEIQKLVSKNDLARFRVSSSLYLQNISSRSCMEEPSKESGKYIVQPTEDDEPFVGYCEQTAFGGGWLVFQYRYDGSVDFYRNWTEYRNGFGSVDGEFWLGLEHLHRMTSTRPHELLVELKHFNGSYMFALYDEFKIGSELEQYLLKLGSYSGTAEDALAVHKGEKFSTMDRDNDKSDESCAKAWKGAWWYYKCGHSNPNGVYMNSVSKVALHWSKRNFIGMAYTRMMIRET; from the coding sequence ATGCATGTTGCAAAAGTGAGTGTCGTCTTACTGTTAGCGTTGTGTTCAATAGTCAAAGTGCGCAGTGTTGATCGAAATGTCCGAGATACTACGTTCTCCGGATTTGCATTTGAGATGATAGTTACGAAGCTAGAACATTTACAGGACAAGATGAACGAAATGGAAGCTGCAATGAAGGAGGACCGAGAAAACGTTGATCAAAAACTGGCTGGCGCCACTCGTACTATAAGTCAGCTGGAAAAAACGATTGACCAGAGTCTCACCAATGTGAAGACTCAGCTGAATCAAATGCACACTGAGCAAACAGTCCTCGCCAAACGAAAAAAGATGAAACAGGAGATCCAAAAGCTCGTCTCAAAGAATGATCTAGCTCGGTTTAGAGTCAGTTCAAGTTTGTATCTCCAGAACATCTCGTCACGGTCATGCATGGAAGAGCCATCAAAGGAATCGGGCAAGTACATCGTGCAGCCTACCGAGGATGATGAACCATTTGTGGGATACTGCGAACAGACTGCCTTCGGAGGAGGTTGGTTGGTGTTCCAGTACCGTTACGATGGATCGGTGGACTTTTACCGCAACTGGACCGAGTATCGGAATGGGTTCGGAAGTGTCGATGGAGAGTTTTGGCTCGGGTTGGAACATTTGCATCGGATGACATCGACCCGACCACACGAGCTGTTAGTGGAGCTGAAGCATTTTAATGGCAGCTACATGTTTGCTCTGTATGATGAGTTCAAGATAGGCAGTGAGTTGGAACAATATCTTCTTAAATTAGGATCTTACTCAGGAACGGCAGAAGATGCATTAGCCGTACACAAAGGTGAGAAGTTTTCAACGATGGATCGGGACAATGATAAAAGTGATGAAAGTTGTGCTAAGGCGTGGAAAGGAGCATGGTGGTACTACAAATGTGGTCATTCCAATCCAAATGGAGTGTATATGAATAGTGTTAGCAAAGTAGCCTTACATTGGTCAAAAAGAAACTTCATAGGTATGGCATACACAAGAATGATGATTCGTGAAACTTAA
- the LOC5668037 gene encoding microfibril-associated glycoprotein 4, with translation MKVYSVILYFVVVMLFIVKVDGAEQNIPNSSFIDAEYHRIAARLDDLQKTLTDIKLAMKEERATTEKKLPNELNLLQHAIFDKVTTLQNQSNKMITEQIASTTQEQIRKEIQKLASKEDLALFKVDPGLYFRSISTRSCKEESSNRTGEFLIQPTQNDEPFLGYCEQTAFGGGWLVFQYRYDGSVDFYRNWAEYRNGFGSMDGEFWLGLEHLHRMTSAQKHELLVELKHFNGSYMYARYDEFEIGNEKDQYPLARLGSYTGTAGDSISIHKGMKFSTKDRDNDKSDCAKLWKGAWWYKNCGYANLNGGFKNGNDKTSMHWYTNNFIGMAYTRMSIREK, from the coding sequence ATGAAGGTTTATAGCGTCATACTATACTTTGTTGTGGTCATGCTATTTATAGTTAAAGTCGATGGTGCTGAACAAAACATTCCTAATTCATCGTTCATCGATGCTGAGTATCATCGGATAGCAGCCAGGCTGGATGATCTTCAGAAAACGCTGACGGATATAAAATTAGCAATGAAGGAAGAACGAGCCACTACTGAGAAAAAGCTACCTAATGAGTTGAATCTACTACAGCATGCGATATTCGACAAGGTCACCACCCTACAGAATCAGTCCAATAAAATGATTACTGAGCAAATAGCCAGCACTACTCAGGAACAGATTAGGAAGGAAATTCAAAAGCTGGCATCGAAGGAAGATCTCGCCTTGTTTAAGGTGGATCCAGGATTATACTTTCGCAGTATTTCGACTCGATCGTGCAAGGAAGAGTCATCGAATCGCACAGGAGAGTTTTTGATACAACCTACTCAAAACGATGAACCTTTCCTGGGATATTGCGAACAGACTGCTTTCGGAGGAGGTTGGTTAGTGTTCCAGTACCGTTACGATGGATCCGTCGACTTTTACCGCAACTGGGCCGAGTATCGAAACGGGTTCGGCAGCATGGATGGAGAGTTTTGGCTCGGGCTGGAGCATTTGCATCGGATGACTTCGGCTCAAAAGCACGAACTGTTGGTGGAGCTGAAGCATTTTAATGGCAGCTACATGTACGCACGGTATGATGAATTTGAGATTGGCAATGAGAAGGATCAATATCCGCTGGCGAGGCTGGGATCGTACACCGGAACAGCCGGCGACTCAATTAGCATCCACAAGGGCATGAAGTTTTCTACCAAGGATCGGGACAATGATAAAAGTGATTGTGCTAAGTTGTGGAAGGGAGCATGGTGGTACAAAAATTGCGGGTATGCTAATCTTAATGGAGGTTTTAAAAATGGTAATGATAAAACATCCATGCATTGGTATACAAACAATTTTATAGGAATGGCATACACAAGAATGTCGATTCGCGAGAAGTAA
- the LOC5667795 gene encoding microfibril-associated glycoprotein 4 — MDVAQLIVVLVLVLCSTSGVSSVSANIGNTTFSGFAFEMLITKLDYQQDQLIEVETAIKKDQEIIDQKLSGIIEIIKQLGQAIGQNLTALQTETNKANENQDQLRRELQKLTTKQDLDLFMINSGLNLRTVSFPSCKKNPSKRSGKYIIQPTEDDEPFVGYCEQTAFGGGWLVFQYRYDGSMNFYRNWTEYRNGFGSIDGEFWLGLDRLHRLTMTRKHELLVELKDFNRNYKYARYSEFMIGSEKEQYALAKLGFYTGTADDALKNNKEEKFTTMDRDNDAKFAENCASAHQGAWWYYRCSDSNLNGMYVNRDIKTSMHWSRTHYIGMAYSRMLIRET; from the coding sequence ATGGACGTTGCACAATTGATCGTGGTTTTAGTGTTGGTGTTGTGTTCAACATCAGGAGTCTCCTCTGTCTCAGCAAATATCGGAAATACCACGTTCTCTGGATTTGCATTCGAGATGCTAATTACGAAATTAGATTATCAACAGGACCAGCTGATCGAAGTCGAAACAGCCATAAAGAAGGATCAAGAAATCATTGACCAGAAGCTTTCTGGGATTATTGAGATCATCAAACAGCTGGGTCAGGCAATTGGCCAAAACCTTACTGCGCTGCAAACTGAAACGAATAAAGCCAATGAAAATCAAGACCAGCTACGGAGGGAACTACAAAAGCTGACGACAAAACAAGATTTAGATTTGTTTATGATCAATTCAGGCTTAAATCTTCGTACTGTCTCGTTTCCATCGTGCAAGAAGAATCCATCGAAGCGATCGGGCAAGTACATCATACAGCCTACCGAGGATGATGAACCATTTGTGGGATACTGCGAACAAACTGCATTTGGAGGAGGTTGGTTAGTGTTCCAGTATCGTTACGACGGATCGATGAACTTTTACCGCAACTGGACCGAGTATCGGAATGGGTTCGGCAGCATCGATGGAGAGTTCTGGCTCGGATTGGATCGGCTACACCGTTTGACGATGACCCGAAAGCACGAGCTACTGGTGGAGTTGAAAGACTTCAATAGAAACTACAAGTACGCACGGTATAGTGAGTTTATGATCGGGAGTGAGAAGGAGCAATATGCGTTAGCAAAGCTGGGATTTTACACGGGAACGGCAGATGATGctttgaaaaataacaaggaaGAAAAGTTCACGACAATGGATCGCGACAATGATGCAAAGTTTGCAGAAAACTGTGCTTCCGCACACCAGGGCGCATGGTGGTACTACAGATGTTCTGATTCAAATCTTAATGGAATGTATGTAAATAGAGATATCAAAACATCAATGCATTGGTCCAGAACACACTACATAGGTATGGCATACTCTAGAATGTTGATTCGTGAAACTTGA